From a single Raphanus sativus cultivar WK10039 chromosome 3, ASM80110v3, whole genome shotgun sequence genomic region:
- the LOC108847955 gene encoding nuclear transcription factor Y subunit A-1 isoform X2 yields MESNSGRGNEAEVNHNDAGQQQQPMMYAEPWWKSNSFGVERPSLVPSKSSSLEECPDGSESNDVHSAASEDDGACKDSQATTSSPSGNMHGQGQQLVQPPELVGHYIACVPNPYYGGMVGAYGHQQLGFHPYPGMPGERTALPLDVTQEPVYVNAKQYKGILRRRKARAKAELERKATNGKPYLHESRHNHAVRRARASGGRFAKKTEAEVAAEREKEKGVLQQPTRQALNRF; encoded by the exons ATGGAATCGAACTCGGGAAGAGGAAACGAAGCGGAAGTCAATCACAATGATGCTGGTCAGCAGCAGCAACCAATGATGTATGCAGAGCCTTGGTGGAAGAGCAACTCTTTTGGTGTCGAGAGGCCTTCTCTAGTTCCATCAAAGTCCTCCTCTTTGGAAGAGTGTCCGGACGGTTCAGAGTCAAACGATGTTCACTCTGCTGCATCTGAAGACGATGGCGCTTGCAAGGATTCACAAGCTACAACTTCCTCCCCTTcag GTAACATGCATGGTCAGGGTCAGCAACTTGTACAACCACCAGAGCTTGTTGGACACTACATT GCTTGTGTCCCAAATCCATATTATGGGGGAATGGTGGGAGCATACGGACATCAGCAATTG GGTTTTCATCCATATCCTGGAATGCCTGGTGAGAGAACAGCACTACCGCTCGACGTGACACAAGAACCTGTCTATGTGAATGCGAAACAGTACAAGGGAATTCTAAGGCGACGAAAAGCACGTGCCAAGGCCGAGCTAGAAAGGAAAGCAACCAACGGAaag CCATATCTTCATGAGTCGAGGCACAATCATGCAGTGAGAAGGGCAAGGGCTAGTGGAGGCCGGTTTGCGAAGAAAACAGAGGCTGAAGTAGCAgctgagagagagaaagagaaaggggTTCTTCAGCAACCAACTCGTCAGGCGCTGAACAGATTCTAA
- the LOC108847954 gene encoding protein RETICULATA-RELATED 4, chloroplastic — MAMTSCFFSVPTPNTSSSITESNLTRPHLAFSPRLSSFSSSFTAKSISFHRRVTISPVFSASIYRGGGSDDNNNNNGGDGGGGDGGKNDGDGDGGGEDRDRNRSEAMMLLKESGTELDSLPKDLAAAVESGRIPGSVIARFLELQRSAVMRWLMQFAGFRERLLADDLFLAKLAMECGVGVFTKTAAEYERRRENFFNELEVVFADVVMAIIADFMLVYLPAPTVSLRPPLALTAGGISKFFHNCPDNAFQIAISGTSYSLLQRLGAIARNGAKLFAVGTTSSLVGTAVTNAFIKAKGAVDKTSEGEVETVPIVSTSVAYGVYMAVSSNLRYQVLAGVVEQRFLEPMLHQHKLALSAMCFAVRTGNTFLGSLLWVDYARLIGIQKSH; from the exons ATGGCAATGACCTCATGTTTCTTCAGTGTTCCGACACCGAACACATCATCCTCCATCACTGAATCCAATCTCACACGTCCCCACCTGGCCTTCTCTCCTAGACTCTcgtccttctcctcctccttcaccGCAAAGTCCATCTCTTTCCACCGCCGCGTCACTATTTCCCCTGTTTTCTCCGCATCAATCTACAGAGGCGGCGGCTCTGacgataacaacaacaacaacggaGGAGATGGTGGCGGCGGCGATGGTGGCAAGAACGACGGGGATGGAGACGGTGGCGGCGAAGACAGGGATAGGAACAGGAGCGAGGCGATGATGCTGTTGAAGGAGTCTGGGACCGAACTGGACAGTCTTCCCAAGGATCTAGCGGCTGCTGTTGAGTCTGGTCGGATCCCTGGATCGGTTATCGCTAGGTTCCTAGAGCTTCAGAGATCGGCTGTGATGAGGTGGCTGATGCAGTTTGCTGGGTTTAGGGAGAGGTTGTTGGCTGATGATCTCTTCTTGGCTAAACTCGCCATGGAATGTGGTGTTGGTGTCTTCACTAAg ACTGCTGCTGAGTATGAACGGCGTAGAGAAAATTTCTTCAATGAACTTGAAGTTGTCTTTGCCGATGTG gtGATGGCTATCATTGCTGATTTCATGTTAGTTTATCTTCCTGCTCCAACCGTGTCTCTTAGACCACCTCTCGCACTTACTGCTGGTGGTATCTCCAAGTTTTTCCACAACTGCCCTGACAATGCCTTCCAG ATTGCTATCTCCGGAACCTCTTACTCTCTCTTGCAAAGGCTAGGTGCTATAGCG CGCAATGGGGCTAAGCTGTTTGCCGTTGGTACCACATCATCCCTG GTTGGTACAGCTGTTACAAACGCATTTATAAAAGCAAAGGGAGCTGTGGACAAGACTTCTGAGGGTGAAGTCGAGACTGTTCCAATAGTATCCACAAGCGTTGCATATGGTGTCTATATGGCAGTTTCTAGCAACCTTAG GTACCAAGTATTGGCCGGTGTGGTAGAACAACGTTTCCTGGAGCCAATGCTACACCAACACAAACTTGCACTCAGTGCCATGTGTTTCGCTGTTAGAACAGGCAACACCTTCTTGGGTTCCTTATT aTGGGTTGATTATGCACGTCTCATAGGGATCCAGAAATCTCATTGA
- the LOC108847955 gene encoding nuclear transcription factor Y subunit A-1 isoform X1, translating into MESNSGRGNEAEVNHNDAGQQQQPMMYAEPWWKSNSFGVERPSLVPSKSSSLEECPDGSESNDVHSAASEDDGACKDSQATTSSPSGNMHGQGQQLVQPPELVGHYIACVPNPYYGGMVGAYGHQQLQGFHPYPGMPGERTALPLDVTQEPVYVNAKQYKGILRRRKARAKAELERKATNGKPYLHESRHNHAVRRARASGGRFAKKTEAEVAAEREKEKGVLQQPTRQALNRF; encoded by the exons ATGGAATCGAACTCGGGAAGAGGAAACGAAGCGGAAGTCAATCACAATGATGCTGGTCAGCAGCAGCAACCAATGATGTATGCAGAGCCTTGGTGGAAGAGCAACTCTTTTGGTGTCGAGAGGCCTTCTCTAGTTCCATCAAAGTCCTCCTCTTTGGAAGAGTGTCCGGACGGTTCAGAGTCAAACGATGTTCACTCTGCTGCATCTGAAGACGATGGCGCTTGCAAGGATTCACAAGCTACAACTTCCTCCCCTTcag GTAACATGCATGGTCAGGGTCAGCAACTTGTACAACCACCAGAGCTTGTTGGACACTACATT GCTTGTGTCCCAAATCCATATTATGGGGGAATGGTGGGAGCATACGGACATCAGCAATTG CAGGGTTTTCATCCATATCCTGGAATGCCTGGTGAGAGAACAGCACTACCGCTCGACGTGACACAAGAACCTGTCTATGTGAATGCGAAACAGTACAAGGGAATTCTAAGGCGACGAAAAGCACGTGCCAAGGCCGAGCTAGAAAGGAAAGCAACCAACGGAaag CCATATCTTCATGAGTCGAGGCACAATCATGCAGTGAGAAGGGCAAGGGCTAGTGGAGGCCGGTTTGCGAAGAAAACAGAGGCTGAAGTAGCAgctgagagagagaaagagaaaggggTTCTTCAGCAACCAACTCGTCAGGCGCTGAACAGATTCTAA